In Cydia amplana chromosome 13, ilCydAmpl1.1, whole genome shotgun sequence, a single genomic region encodes these proteins:
- the LOC134653385 gene encoding brachyurin-like, translating into MRVLLFGLALVAVAAASVLPAAEPVLRYHDAVGIPHAARIKEVEDRYFANHDEDAPLDPRIVGGVVSGTGAHPYLGGLVITFANVAGQSACGSSLLTANRLVTAAHCWFDGANQAREFEVVLGSDFLFYGGTRITTSQVTMHSSWNPATLANDVAMIYLTTNVAFSTIVQPVALPSTTQIWDQFVGLWGTASGYGKTNDLQTGVTTATVVSQVSLQVISVAQCQLSFGHWVLDSNICTNGIGGVGICGGDSGGPLVVNSNGQNVLVGISSFVAAAGCQLGHPSAFARVTSFYSFIVSHL; encoded by the exons ATGCGGGTTCTGTTGTTCGGTTTGGCTCTAGTGGCGGTGGCGGCAGCCTCGGTGCTGCCCGCAGCCGAGCCGGTCCTGCGGTACCACGACGCCGTGGGCATCCCTCACGCGGCCAGGATCAAGGAAGTGGAAGACCGGTACTTCGCCAACCATGATGAAGACGCGCCACTGGACCCTCGCATCGTGGGAGGAGTTGTTTCTGGAACCGGTGCTCATCCTTACTTG GGCGGACTCGTCATCACCTTCGCCAACGTAGCTGGCCAATCCGCCTGCGGCTCGTCACTCCTCACCGCCAACCGGCTGGTCACCGCGGCGCACTGCTGGTTCGACGGCGCTAACCAAGCCCGAGAGTTCGAGGTGGTCCTGGGCTCTGATTTTCTGTTCTACGGTGGCACGAGGATAACTACGTCGCAGGTTACCATGCATTCGTCGTGGAACCCCGCAACGCTCGCCAATGATGTAGCTATGATCTATCTGACTACGAATGTAGCTTTCTCAA CTATCGTCCAGCCCGTCGCCTTGCCATCCACCACCCAAATATGGGACCAATTTGTGGGCCTGTGGGGGACTGCTTCTGGATATGGCAAGACCAACGACT TACAAACCGGTGTGACAACTGCCACCGTGGTGAGCCAAGTGTCCCTGCAAGTGATCTCGGTGGCGCAGTGCCAACTGTCCTTCGGTCACTGGGTTCTCGACAGTAACATCTGCACCAACGGTATCGGCGGCGTCGGCATTTGCGGCGGCGACTCTGGCGGCCCGCTGGTCGTTAATTCCAACGGACAGAACGTTTTG GTGGGCATCAGCTCGTTTGTAGCCGCAGCCGGTTGCCAGCTCGGCCACCCCTCGGCCTTCGCCAGGGTCACCAGCTTCTACAGCTTCATAGTCAGCCATCTGTAA